A window of Bradyrhizobium sp. AZCC 1719 genomic DNA:
TCCGTCGTCAACGAATGGGGCAGGTCGCACGACGTGAAGAATCTCTTCATCGTCGACGGTAGCGTGTTCGTCACGTCGGGCGGCGTGAACCCGACCTCGACCATCCAGGCGATCGCGCTCTATGTCGCCGACCAGATGAAGCAACGCCTTGCCAACCTCTTCGATTGAGACCGCGATGTCCGCAGCCAATGAACTGACCGCAGCCCAACGCGACGACCTCCGCACCGTCGCTGCGATGATCATTCCCGCCAGCGATGAGTATAAGGTGCCCGGCGCCGACGATCCCGCTGTTCAGGCCGACATGCTGGCGACGCTCGGCCGCGATACTGCGCAGGTGGCGCAGGCGCTCGATCATCTGGCGCGTCTGGCCGGCCAGCCGTTGGCCGAACTTGACGCGGCGCGGCGCGATGCCGTCGCGCAGGAGTTCCGCGCTACCGGCGGCGTTGCGGCCGCGACGCTCGTTCGCGTCGTGCTGCAATGCTACTACCGCGATGACCGCGTGCTGCGCTCGCTCGGGCTCGAGTTGCGTGCCCCGTTCCCGAAGGGGCATGTACTGCCCGAGGGCGATTGGTCGCTGCTCGATCCGGTCAGGGCGCGAGGCGGCAAGCTGCGGGTTTCCTGAAGCGGAGGCGGAGCAGGCCTGCGCACGCGCCGCGGCTCTTGCGCATCCGGTTCCCGGCCACCATTTGAGGAAACCGAAGGAATCTCACCATGTTGGATATTACCTCAGATATCGCCGATGACGGACTGTCATCGCGAACGGCCGAGCCTGCCCGGGACAATGACCGGGTTTTGCTCGATGCCTATTCCAATGCCGTAATCGATGTGACCGACCGGGTCGGTCCCGCAGTCGTGCGCGTCGAAACCGGGCCGAAGGTGCGCAGTGTGCGTGAGCGCGGCGGACTTGGCTCCGGCATCGTCATCTCGCCCGACGGTCTCGTGCTGACCAACAGCCATGTGGTCGGATCGTCCAAGGAGATCCGGCTGCGCGACATCGAAGGCTTCGTCACCGATGCCCACGTGCTCGGCGTCGATCCCGACACTGACCTTGCCTTGCTGCGGGCCGACGGCGCGCGCGATCTGCGCTACGCCTCGCTCGGCAATTCGAAGACGCTGCGGCGCGGCCAGTTGGTGGTCGCGATCGGCAATCCGCTTGGGTTCGAATCGACTGTGACCGCCGGCGTGGTGTCGGCGCTTGGCCGCTCGATCCGCTCGGTGAGCGGCCGGACCATCGAGGACGTGATCCAGACCGACGCGGCGCTCAATCCCGGCAATTCCGGCGGGCCGCTGGTGTCGTCGGCGGCGGAGGTGATCGGCATCAACACTGCGATCATCAGCGGCGCGCAGGGCATCTGCTTTGCGGTCGCCAGCAACACCGCGCAGTTCGTGCTGTCCGAGATCATCCGCCACGGCTATGTCCGCCGCGCCTATATCGGCGTCGCAGGCCAGACCGCGCCGATCCCGCGGCGGCATGCGGTGGTTGCCGGCGTCGACAACAAGATGGGCGCGCTGCTGGCGCAGATCGAGCCGGACAGCCCGGCCGCGAAGGCGGGATTGTTGCCGGGCGATGTCGTGATCAAGCTCGACGGCGTCGAGATCAACGGCGTCGACGATCTGATCCGCGCCCTCGACCGCGACCGCATCGGGCGGACGCTCGCGATGGATGTATTGCGAATGGGACGGCTGCGCGGGATCGATATTCATCCGGTCGAGCGGAAGCGGGCGAGGCAGTGACGTGCGCGCTGCTTTACCCGCCCCTCGAGGGGGCGGGTCGACGCGCGCATAGCGCGCGGCGGGGCGGGGTGACAGTCTCTCCACATCCAACGGTGCACGCGTGGATAGACCGTCACCCCGCCCCGTCTCGCATTGCGCTGCGCTTCATGCGAGCCGACCCGCCCCCTCAAGGGGCGGGTGAAGAGACCGGTGTGTGTCGCCGCTACTGCTGCAACGCTGCCAGCAAATCATCCGGCGCTTCGGCCATGATCATGTGGCCGGCGCCGGGAACGACGACGATCCGCGCATTCGGCGTCGCCGCCGCCAGCGCCTTGCCACCCTTGGCTGGCGTCATCATGTCGCGCTCGCCGAGAATGAAGGTGACGGGCACCTTGACCTGCGCGGCCGCAGCGAGCGCGTTCTGATAGGAATTGCAGGCATTGAGATCGCTGTAGAGCACGCCCGGTCGCGTCTGCTGCAGCACGCGCTGCGCGCCCTGATGCATCCACAGTCCCGGCGCGAGGCTGCCGCCGAGCTCGGCCTTGAAGCCGAGGCCCCAGATCGAGACCATGTCGATGGCATCAGGGTTGTTGACCTCGGCGGCCTTGAGCAGATCTGGCCCGACCGTCATCGCAGCAGCGGTGCCGATCAGGCTGAGGCCGGACACCTTGTGGGGATGTCGCGCGGACGTCTCCAGCGCGATCAGCGAGCCCATCGAATGGCCGATGAGCTTCGCCTTCGGCGCACCGGCCGCGTCGAGCAGCGCAGCGGTCCAGTCGGCCATGTCGGCGATGGTCGGCAGCGGGCTGCCTCCCGAACGGCCATGGCCGGGCAAATCGGGCGCCAGCACGGAGTAGCCGTGATGGGCGAACCAGCGGCTGTGCAGCGCCCAGGTCGAATGATCGAACCCCGCACCGTGCAGCATCACCACCGCAGGCAGCGACGGATCGAACGGGCGGCCGCCGGTCGCAACAAACGTATCAGCACCGTTGACGGAAAGCTGCATGGGGTCAAACCTTCTGCGATGCGCGAAGCGCCTGGCCGAGATCGTCGATGATGTCGGAAACGGCCTCAATTCCGATCGACAGCCGCACCAGCTCCTCGCCGACCCCGGCGGCCTTCAACTGCGCGGCATCCATCTGCTGATGCGTGGTGCTGGCGGGGTGAATGACCAGCGTCTTGGCATCGCCGACATTGGCGAGATGGCTGATCATCCGCAACGACTCGATGAATTTCTTGCCCGCTGCGCGGCCACCCTTGATGCCGAAAGAGACGATCGATCCGGCGCCGCGCGGCAACAGCCGCTTCGCGAGCTGATGGTCGGGATGATTTTCCAGCGCCGGATGCAGCACCCACTCGACCGCCTTGTTGGCGCTCAGCGCCTCGAGCACCGCAAGCGTGTTGCTCATGTGGCGCTCCATCCGCACGCCGAGCGTCTCGACGCCCTGCAGCAGTTGAAAGGCGTTGGTCGGCGACAGGCAGGCGCCGAAGTCGCGCAGGCCCTCGGTACGGGCGCGCATGATGAAGGCGGCCTGGCCGAACTGCTCGTCGAAGACGATGCCGTGATAGCCGGCATAGGGCTCGGTGAGCTGGGGGAACTTGCCCGAGCCGTGCCAGTCGAACCGGCCGCCATCGACGATGACGCCGCCGATCGCAATGCCGTGGCCGCCGATCCATTTGGTCGCCGAGTTCATCACGATATCGGCGCCGAGCTCGATCGGGCGGCTGAGGAACGGCGTCGCAAAGGTGTTGTCGATCAGGAGGGGAATCCTGGCGTCATGCGCGATCTGCGCGACCGCCGGAATATCCAGCACTTCAAGCCCGGGATTGCCGATGGTCTCGCCGATCACCAGCCGCGTGTTTGGCTTGATCGCAGCGCGGAATTCATCGAGCGCGCGCGGTTTGACGAACGTTGTCGTGATGCCGAAGCGCGGCAGCGTGTGCGCCAGCAAATTGATGGTGCCGCCATAGAGCGAGGCGGACGCGACGATGTGGTCGCCGGCATTGAGGATTGTTG
This region includes:
- a CDS encoding S1C family serine protease, with protein sequence MLDITSDIADDGLSSRTAEPARDNDRVLLDAYSNAVIDVTDRVGPAVVRVETGPKVRSVRERGGLGSGIVISPDGLVLTNSHVVGSSKEIRLRDIEGFVTDAHVLGVDPDTDLALLRADGARDLRYASLGNSKTLRRGQLVVAIGNPLGFESTVTAGVVSALGRSIRSVSGRTIEDVIQTDAALNPGNSGGPLVSSAAEVIGINTAIISGAQGICFAVASNTAQFVLSEIIRHGYVRRAYIGVAGQTAPIPRRHAVVAGVDNKMGALLAQIEPDSPAAKAGLLPGDVVIKLDGVEINGVDDLIRALDRDRIGRTLAMDVLRMGRLRGIDIHPVERKRARQ
- a CDS encoding alpha/beta fold hydrolase; its protein translation is MQLSVNGADTFVATGGRPFDPSLPAVVMLHGAGFDHSTWALHSRWFAHHGYSVLAPDLPGHGRSGGSPLPTIADMADWTAALLDAAGAPKAKLIGHSMGSLIALETSARHPHKVSGLSLIGTAAAMTVGPDLLKAAEVNNPDAIDMVSIWGLGFKAELGGSLAPGLWMHQGAQRVLQQTRPGVLYSDLNACNSYQNALAAAAQVKVPVTFILGERDMMTPAKGGKALAAATPNARIVVVPGAGHMIMAEAPDDLLAALQQ
- a CDS encoding O-acetylhomoserine aminocarboxypropyltransferase codes for the protein MPAPKPPAFETLSLHAGQRPDPATGARAVPIYQTTSYVFQDSDHAAALFNLERAGHIYTRISNPTTAVLEERLAALESGVGAICTASGMAAMHLAIATILNAGDHIVASASLYGGTINLLAHTLPRFGITTTFVKPRALDEFRAAIKPNTRLVIGETIGNPGLEVLDIPAVAQIAHDARIPLLIDNTFATPFLSRPIELGADIVMNSATKWIGGHGIAIGGVIVDGGRFDWHGSGKFPQLTEPYAGYHGIVFDEQFGQAAFIMRARTEGLRDFGACLSPTNAFQLLQGVETLGVRMERHMSNTLAVLEALSANKAVEWVLHPALENHPDHQLAKRLLPRGAGSIVSFGIKGGRAAGKKFIESLRMISHLANVGDAKTLVIHPASTTHQQMDAAQLKAAGVGEELVRLSIGIEAVSDIIDDLGQALRASQKV